One window from the genome of Periophthalmus magnuspinnatus isolate fPerMag1 chromosome 18, fPerMag1.2.pri, whole genome shotgun sequence encodes:
- the LOC117386465 gene encoding H-2 class II histocompatibility antigen, A-Q alpha chain-like, whose translation MKLLLQLQVLQVLQVLQVLQVLLLLQYTSAQGFHKDVQITGCSDSDKEYMYGLDGEVVLYSDFDKQEVVYTLPQFGDSITCSGCYDGSVVNQGICQSNLQNARKGMKDVPLELDPPGAPLLYPEDHLRPSHPNTLVCQASGFYPAPVHFSWTKDGHNVTRSASVSQAYPQSDGTFTQFSRLDMSPEEGQVYSCALEHPALKGAQRSRLWTVEFQKPSLAPSVFCAVGLTLGLVGVAVGTFFLVKGRQCC comes from the exons ATGAAGCTCCTGCTacaactacaagtactacaagtactacaagtactacaagtactacaagtactactgctactgcagtACACCTCTGCACAGG GTTTTCATAAGGATGTGCAAATCACTGGCTGTTCAGACTCAGACAAAGAGTACATGTACGGTCTGGATGGAGAGGTGGTGCTCTACTCAGACTTTGACAAACAGGAGGTGGTTTACACTCTGCCACAGTTTGGAGATTCAATAACATGTTCAGGGTGTTATGATGGGTCTGTGGTTAATCAGGGCATCTGTCAGAGTAACCTGCAGAATGCCCGTAAAGGCATGAAGGACGTCCCCCTGGAGCTCG ACCCCCCCGGGGCCCCCCTGCTCTACCCTGAGGACCACCTGAGGCCCTCTCACCCCAACACTCTGGTGTGTCAGGCCTCGGGGTTCTACCCCGCTCCTGTCCACTTCTCCTGGACCAAAGATGGACACAACGTGACCCGCTCTGCCTCTGTGTCCCAGGCCTATCCTCAGAGCGATGGGACATTCACACAGTTCTCCAGACTGGACATGTCCCCAGAGGAGGGACAAGTGTACAGCTGTGCACTGGAGCACCCCGCCCTGAAGGGGGCGCAGAGGAGCAGGCTCTGGA CGGTGGAGTTCCAGAAGccctctctagcgccctctgtCTTCTGTGCTGTGGGACTGACTCTGGGGCTGGTGGGCGTGGCCGTCGGGACCTTCTTCCTGGTCAAAGGGAGACAGTGCTGCTGA
- the LOC117386464 gene encoding H-2 class II histocompatibility antigen, E-S beta chain-like isoform X2, whose protein sequence is MRRTCVCVCALLLLGLQTADGYLHVVTHSCEFNSTDPKDIQYIYSHFYHKLEYIRFDSRVGKFVGYTEYGVKNAERWNKDPATLERRRHEKDRLCVNNINIWNDAILSKSVEPYAVLNSAPSAGSDRVLVCSVYGFYPKDVTVSWTNHHQPLTIGVTSTDLMPHADWYYQLHSQLEYSPRSGDQISCVVEHISLKEPLVLDWEDAVSDGDRNKFAIGASGLVLGLVLSLAGFIFYKHKSRGWVMVSRGS, encoded by the exons atGAGaaggacctgtgtgtgtgtgtgtgctctgctgctgctggggcTTCAAACTGCAG ATGGATATTTACATGTTGTGACACACAGCTGTGAGTTCAACTCCACTGACCCTAAGGACATACAGTACATTTACTCTCATTTCTACCACAAACTGGAGTACATCAGGTTTGACAGTCGAGTCGGGAAGTTTGTGGGATACACAGAGTACGGAGTGAAGAACGCAGAGAGATGGAACAAAGATCCTGCAACGCTCGAGAGGCGGAGACATGAGAAGGACAGACTCTGTGTCAACAACATCAACATCTGGAACGATGCCATCCTCTCCAAATCAG TGGAGCCGTACGCGGTGCTGAACtcggcgccctctgctggcagtgACAGGGTTCTGGTCTGCAGCGTCTACGGCTTTTACCCCAAAGACGTCACCGTGTCCTGGACCAACCACCACCAACCCCTGACCATCGGAGTGACCAGTACTGACCTAATGCCCCACGCAGACTGGTACTACCAACTGCACTCACAGCTGGAGTACTCCCCCAG GTCTGGAGACCAGATTTCCTGTGTGGTTGAACACATCAGTCTCAAAGAGCCCCTGGTCCTGGACTGGG AGGACGCTGTCTCGGACGGGGACAGGAATAAGTTTGCCATTGGAgcgtctggtctggtcctgggtcTGGTTCTGTCTTTGGCCGGGTTCATCTTCTACAAACACAAGTCCAGAG GCTGGGTCATGGTCTCTCGTGGTTCCTGA